Proteins from one Camelina sativa cultivar DH55 chromosome 8, Cs, whole genome shotgun sequence genomic window:
- the LOC104705709 gene encoding uncharacterized protein LOC104705709, with protein MCSKSSPVGEEKQSTRTSKRIKKRKNREATTMDKSSPSNLEASRKIRTKTKKPKFLSLKLELNSTSSHEIDEDHRTKKSDNKKKKKQNKKQSDKKKDPFTTPFKEKKRGETTTLGGGGGEKEEDQYDTVAAYLFNSSTDSTISSIHDLLPSSAAADVDCGGERNNLSPYDRQEHGSSSSSLLRTAMRKGKSEEEEETTEERWVSYSEVVEEVMSRSGTPRCCGGGDGNDGRPSLALKLDYEQIMEAWSDKGTLYVDGEPPQTVPDLHASADGYTDGGEAGSLWAVPEMETTTERLWRGHREASLLRYKEKRQNRLFSKRIRYQVRKLNAEKRPRIKGRFVKRDDL; from the exons ATGTGTAGTAAAAGCAGTCCGGTCGgagaagagaaacagagtaCGAGGACATCAAAGAGGATCAAGAAGAGGAAAAACAGAGAAGCTACAACCATGGACAAGTCGTCTCCTTCGAATCTTGAAGCGTCTCGTAAGATCAGAACGAAAACGAAAAAACCCAAATTTCTCAGTCTCAAGCTCGAACTCAACAGTACTTCTTCCCACGAGATCGACGAGGATCACAGAACCAAGAAGAGCgacaataagaaaaagaagaaacagaacaaaaaacagAGCGACAAGAAAAAAGACCCTTTCACGACGCCGtttaaggagaagaagagaggtgaGACTACTACtctcggaggaggaggaggagagaaagaagaggaccAGTACGACACCGTCGCGGCTTACCTTTTCAATTCCTCCACCGATAGTACAATCTCTTCGATCCACGATCTACTCCCTTCCTCAGCCGCCGCCGATGTAGATTGCGGGGGAGAAAGGAATAACCTGTCTCCCTACGATCGTCAGGAGCACGGATCGTCGTCTTCTTCGCTTCTACGTACGGCTATGAGGAAAGGAAAgagtgaggaggaggaggagacgacgGAGGAGCGGTGGGTTAGTTATTCAGAGGTGGTTGAGGAAGTGATGAGTCGGAGCGGAACCCCACGGTGTTGCGGCGGAGGCGATGGGAACGATGGACGGCCTTCGTTGGCTCTGAAGCTTGATTATGAGCAGATCATGGAAGCTTGGTCGGATAAAGGTACGCTTTATGTTGACGGAGAACCGCCGCAGACTGTGCCGGACTTGCATGCTTCCGCTGAT GGGTATACTGACGGCGGAGAGGCGGGGAGTTTATGGGCAGTGCCAGAGATGGAAACGACGACGGAGAGGTTATGGAGAGGGCATAGAGAGGCTAGCTTGCTCCGTTATAAAGAGAAACGACAAAACCGTCTTTTCTCTAAGCGGATTCGATATCAAGTTCGTAAACTCAACGCTGAGAAACGTCCTCGTATTAAA GGCCGGTTTGTGAAGAGAGACGATTTGTAG
- the LOC104705710 gene encoding classical arabinogalactan protein 6-like encodes MARQFVVLTLLALTIATAFAADAPSASPKKSPSPTATSTKAPAAPTKAPAAPTKDPASPTKAPAAAPKSSSASSPKASSPAAEGPVSDDDYSASSPSDSEAPTVSSPPSPTPDSSAADGPSDGPSAESPSNGVVATVKFSVVGIMAVVGFFFFSF; translated from the coding sequence atggcacgCCAATTTGTTGTTTTGACCCTATTGGCTTTAACCATCGCCACTGCTTTTGCAGCTGACGCTCCTTCTGCCTCCCCCAAAAAATCTCCATCACCCACTGCTACATCAACGAAAGCTCCTGCAGCCCCAACCAAGGCCCCTGCAGCCCCAACCAAGGATCCTGCATCACCAACCAAGGCTCCAGCAGCCGCACCTAAGTCATCTTCGGCCTCTTCTCCCAAAGCATCTTCCCCTGCTGCCGAAGGACCCGTTTCCGACGATGACTACAGTGCCTCCAGTCCTAGTGACTCTGAGGCACCTACCGTCTCCTCCCCACCGTCACCCACCCCTGATAGCAGTGCTGCTGATGGACCAAGCGACGGACCTAGTGCAGAGTCACCTTCAAACGGTGTTGTGGCAACCGTCAAATTTTCCGTTGTTGGTATAATGGCCGTtgttggtttctttttcttttctttctaa
- the LOC104705711 gene encoding protein ABHD17B encodes MGGVTSSVAAKFAFFPPSPSSYKLVYDELTGLVLMNPFPHRENVEILKLPTRRGTEIVAMYVRHPMATSTLLYSHGNAADLGQMYELFIELSIHLKVNLMGYDYSGYGQSTGKPSEHHTYADIEAAYKCLEETYGAKQEDIILYGQSVGSGPTLDLAARLPQLRAVVLHSPILSGLRVMYPVKKTYWFDIYKNIDKIPFVNCPILVVHGTCDEVVDCSHGKQLWELSKEKYEPLWLEGGNHCDLEHYPQYIKHLKKFITTVERSLSSRASTGQSENNSSDLEMPRQSVDRREKPRQSVDRREKEKPPKGPSKKSKLRITFEQHLDRTRRSVDYHEKARKSVDHHHHQNHHQIERGRKSVDRLDRVRSE; translated from the exons ATGGGAGGGGTGACGTCATCAGTAGCGGCCAAGTTCGCGTTTTTCCCGCCGAGCCCGTCGTCTTACAAGCTGGTGTACGATGAACTGACCGGACTTGTTCTGATGAACCCATTTCCTCACCGTGAAAACGTAGAAATCCTTAAGCTACCGACACGTAGAGGAACAGAGATCGTGGCTATGTACGTCAGACATCCCATGGCTACCTCTACTCTGCTTTATTCCCATGGCAACGCCGCCGATCTGGGCCAGATGTATGAGCTCTTCATCGAATTGAGCATCCATCTTAAGGTTAATCTCATGGG GTATGATTACTCCGGGTATGGACAATCTACTGGAaag CCGAGTGAGCACCATACATATGCTGATATTGAAGCTGCTTATAAATGTCTTGAAGAAACATACGGAGCAAAACAAGAAGACATTATCCTTTATGGCCAATCCGTGGGAAGTGGACCTACGTTAGACCTCGCGGCTCGATTGCCTCAGTTAAGAGCTGTGGTTCTCCATAGCCCCATTCTTTCGGGTCTAAGAGTTATGTATCCAGTGAAGAAGACATACTGGTTTGACATCTACAAG AATATAGACAAAATCCCATTTGTGAATTGCCCTATTCTCGTCGTTCAT GGAACTTGTGATGAAGTTGTTGACTGTTCCCATGGAAAACAACTATGGGAACTCTCTAAAGAGAAATATGAGCCGCTTTGGCTCGAAGGCGGTAACCACTGTGATCTTGAACACTATCCTCAATACATTAAACACCTCAAGAAGTTCATCACAACCGTAGAGAGATCTCTCTCCTCAAGGGCAAGCACGGGGCAATCAGAAAACAACAGCAGCGATTTGGAAATGCCGAGGCAGAGCGTAGATAGAAGAGAGAAGCCGAGGCAAAGCGTCGATAGAAGGGAGAAAGAGAAACCTCCAAAAGGTCCGTCGAAGAAGAGTAAGCTGAGAATCACTTTCGAGCAGCACTTGGATCGGACTAGGAGGAGCGTTGACTACCATGAAAAGGCAAGGAAGAGCGttgaccatcatcatcatcagaatcatcatCAGATTGAGAGAGGAAGGAAGAGTGTTGATAGATTGGATAGAGTACGGTCCGAGTGA
- the LOC104705713 gene encoding cytochrome P450 724B1-like: MERIKEGVIIFFCQARKRLSARVMGIIKQREHEEEEMKKAIREEDFLDVIISNEDLDYEEKVSIVLDILFGGFETSATLLSLVVYFLAKSPNLLNELKEEHESIRAKKGEGELLNWKDYQKMELTQCVMFEALRCGNIVKMVHRKSTRSINFKEYVIPKGCKVFPIFTAVHLDPSLHENTFEFNPMRWTDKAKMNKKTMAFGGGVRICPGGEIGKLQTAFFLHHLVISYRWKIKADEMPIAHPYVEFKRGMLLEIEPITIS; this comes from the exons atggaaagaataaaagaagGGG TTATAATCTTTTTTTGCCAGGCTAGGAAGAGATTGTCGGCGAGGGTTATGGGGATAATAAAACAAAGAgagcatgaagaagaagagatgaagaaggcAATAAGGGAAGAAGATTTTCTAGATGTGATCATTTCAAATGAAGATCTAGATTATGAAGAGAAGGTCAGCATTGTGTTGGACATTTTGTTTGGAGGCTTTGAAACAAGCGCTACTCTTCTTTCCTTAGTCGtttattttcttgcaaaatCCCCAAATCTACTTAACGAACTCAAG GAAGAACATGAATCCATTAGAGCCAAGAAAGGAGAGGGAGAACTTTTGAATTGGAAAGATTATCAGAAGATGGAACTCACTCAATGT GTGATGTTTGAGGCGCTACGATGTGGAAATATTGTCAAGATGGTACATAGAAAATCCACTCGCAGTATTAATTTCAAAG AGTATGTGATTCCAAagggatgcaaggtgtttcctATCTTCACCGCAGTACATCTTGATCCATCTCTTCATGAAAATACTTTTGAATTTAATCCCATGAGATGGACC GATAAGGCGAAGATGAACAAGAAAACGATGGCGTTTGGAGGAGGAGTAAGAATATGTCCTGGTGGTGAAATTGGCAAACTCCAAACTGCTTTCTTCCTTCATCATCTTGTCATCTCTTATAG GTGGAAAATAAAGGCTGATGAAATGCCAATAGCGCATCCTTACGTGGAGTTTAAGAGAGGCATGCTTTTGGAGATCGAGCCAATTACAATAAGTTAA
- the LOC104705712 gene encoding uncharacterized protein LOC104705712, with the protein MIYISQRYLLEKKIYSKYSNPFFPMASSLKITNIPYKRLSLEDDVFGQTTRRSSLYSNRFRRVVSLGGRRRIRVRVKIRRLRGFVRKKASRVKLGISKLLKRLKESQSHFGDLFAGNYLFMQVNPSSLNTKYVFDKSFQGQNGNFPSKLSSPRVSSYVKTDLYKH; encoded by the exons ATGATATACATTTCTCAAAGATatctcttggaaaaaaaaatatactcaaAATATTCTAATCCATTTTTTCCAATGGCTTCCTCTCTCAAAATCACCAATATCCCTTACAAGAGGCTTTCTTTGGAAGATGACGTCTTCGgccaaacaacaagaagatcATCATTATATTCTAACAG gTTCAGGAGAGTGGTGTCATTGGGAGGAAGAAGGAGGATTAGGGTTAGAGTAAAGATCCGGAGACTAAGGGGATTTGTGAGGAAGAAAGCGAGTAGGGTTAAACTTGGAATCTCAAAATTACTGAAGAGGTTGAAGGAGAGTCAATCACACTTTGGTGATCTCTTTGCTGGTAATTACCTTTTCATGCAAGTTAATCCTTCTTCTCTTAACACTAAGTATGTCTTTGACAAATCTTTTCAAGGCCAAAATGGTAACTTCCCCTCTAAATTATCTTCCCCTAGAGTGAGTTCTTATGTAAAGACGGATCTATACAAACATTAA